Genomic segment of Mycolicibacterium psychrotolerans:
GGGATAAGCTTCTGCAGCCTCGGTCTGTCGCGCCGCGGTGTCGACAAACGCGTTGAGTGTCGAGATGAGCCGCATGTCTTCAACCGTGCGCGCCCGGGTATCCAACAGCGCGTTGGTGCAGACCAGGTAAGCCAGGCAGCGGGCCCGGCTCACCGCGACGTTGAGGCGGTTGCGCGAAAACAGGAACTCCACTCCGCGTGTCATATCGTCGCCGCTGGAGGTCGCCATGCTGAAGAAAACCACCGCCGCTTCGCGGCCCTGGAATTTGTCCACTGTCCCCACTGGGACGTCCGAAAGTCCTGCGACCGCTTGAAGTCGCGTCCTGATGGTGTTGACCTGAAGGTTGTACGGCGCGACAACCATGAAATCGCTTGACTGCAGGTCCTTTTTCCCGCCCACATGATTCGTCCACGGTGTGCCGATCAGCCGGGATATCTCCTCGGCGATCGCGTCAGCCTCCTCTCCCGACCACTTGCGGTTGTCCTCGTGATCCACGCGCAGCCATCGCAGCCCGGTTCCCGCCGCTGTCGACTGTTGTGCACAGTCAGGGTGGCTGTGCAGACGGCCGTCGTAGATCTGCCTGGAGATGAACTCGCAGACGTCTGGATGCATCCGTCGGGTCTGCTCTAGGAAGACGCCGCGGTCTGGCGGCAGGAGGACTTCCTCGCCCACAATGTGGTCCAGAACGCTGCGCCCCGAGATGCCGGGATGGCTGGCCCGGGCCACCTGAGGCAGCTGCAGCGGATCGCCCAGCAGCACCAGACTGTGGGCCGAACCCGACGCTGCCAGCGCATCGGCGAGAGCCAACTGACCGGCCTCATCGACCAACAACACATCCACTGGAGCGTCCCGCATGAGCTGGCTGGAGAAAAGCCAGGTGGTTCCGGCCACCACGTTGAATCCGTCGCGGGCGCATTTCTTGTTGTCTCCGTATGTGACGTCCTGCAGTCGTACCACCGAGCTCGTACCCGCGTTGCAGACCGCGCGTAACAAGTCAAGTTCGCCTGCCTCTGTGAAAGCTTCTACGACACCCTTGAGGAGATTGGCAATCGCGTGATGGCTGAGGGCGGTGATGCCCACCCGTTGGCCGGCCCGCACCAATGCCCGAATCAACCGCGCTGCGCGGTAGGTCTTTCCGGTGCCGGGTGGGCCCTGCACGGCGACGAAGCTGCGATCGAGTTGAGTAACCCATGACGTCATGTCGTCGAGATCGTCGGCGAACACTCGGCCAGATCGGCCGTCGGTAAGACACGGAAGGTCACGTCGCAGCAGCCCTAGCGTGACCGGGTGATGAGCGCGGCCGTCGAGCAGGTCGGCGGCGAAATCCCGCAGCGCCTCAAACTTCAGCGTCGCGTCCACCCAGTCGTGCAGGACGACCGCCCGGGGAAGACAGCCAGCCTCCCGAAGCTGCTGGTTCCACAGGAGGTCGAGGGTCCCCGTGCTGCGATTCAACTCGACGATGTTGGCGTACAGGCGTTCACCCGCGGGAGTAGCGAACATGACTGTCCCGCTGCTCTGGGTGAACCGGTCGAGGTCCTGCCGGGGGTAGACGAATCGCATCGCCGGTGTCAGCACCTTGTCGTTCTTGCCGGTGCGTTCGATCGGGCCGACGACGCTCAGGGCGGCAATCGTCTCGGGATCATCGAGAAGGTCCAGCGGGTCCGCGGCCTGTTTGACCTTCTTGGGCGCGAGGTAGGCGAACCATTCGTCACGCCAGTAGCAAAGCAGATCGCCCAAGTTGTGTTCGTCTGTGCTAGAAGGAGACTCGTGCAGCCTGGCAATGGTTTCGTCGAGTTCCGGCAATTCAGCGTCGGGTTCGGTGATGGCCGGTCGCCAAGGCATCTCGGGTGGGCGG
This window contains:
- a CDS encoding TM0106 family RecB-like putative nuclease; the protein is MTEASAPERLLTPSKVTAWLDCPHYLSLSARNDDGTMPRPESRFGSFAELLVKKGLTHEQDCLADYRHQGRSVLEVPQKVEGQSFSSWVASVGNPLDGENDVVYQMPFVHSGIRGVADFVVRVQDPETGEVSYEPVDAKLTRTEAKPGHVLQLCFYADAIEALTGRRPEHVHISLGSGRMEQLRVDDFQPYWRRMQGQLALALAGGPEDGTVAEPCVHCEFCEFKPTCEMQWREDDSLIYLAGIRKPDRTALVEADIATLTALATGDGPVDGLAPDRLTRLRRQAALQLAARQTSEGPPPFELIEPGEAPWGRGFESLPQPDDGDVFLDFEGHPFWRADTGLFFLFGLVEQLGGQWQYRCWWAHDPSQEAASIDELVDYLARRREQFPGMHVYHYNHTERSALQRMAETHGVAELALAELIDTGAFVDLLLVARNSIQVGTESYGLKHLERLTDFERRHEIDQGAGAVVRYERYMAEPNQIDLDAIAAYNEDDVRATLALRDWLVDHRPPEMPWRPAITEPDAELPELDETIARLHESPSSTDEHNLGDLLCYWRDEWFAYLAPKKVKQAADPLDLLDDPETIAALSVVGPIERTGKNDKVLTPAMRFVYPRQDLDRFTQSSGTVMFATPAGERLYANIVELNRSTGTLDLLWNQQLREAGCLPRAVVLHDWVDATLKFEALRDFAADLLDGRAHHPVTLGLLRRDLPCLTDGRSGRVFADDLDDMTSWVTQLDRSFVAVQGPPGTGKTYRAARLIRALVRAGQRVGITALSHHAIANLLKGVVEAFTEAGELDLLRAVCNAGTSSVVRLQDVTYGDNKKCARDGFNVVAGTTWLFSSQLMRDAPVDVLLVDEAGQLALADALAASGSAHSLVLLGDPLQLPQVARASHPGISGRSVLDHIVGEEVLLPPDRGVFLEQTRRMHPDVCEFISRQIYDGRLHSHPDCAQQSTAAGTGLRWLRVDHEDNRKWSGEEADAIAEEISRLIGTPWTNHVGGKKDLQSSDFMVVAPYNLQVNTIRTRLQAVAGLSDVPVGTVDKFQGREAAVVFFSMATSSGDDMTRGVEFLFSRNRLNVAVSRARCLAYLVCTNALLDTRARTVEDMRLISTLNAFVDTAARQTEAAEAYPHQEA